From a region of the Colias croceus chromosome 30, ilColCroc2.1 genome:
- the LOC123704757 gene encoding zinc finger protein 91-like, which translates to MDEPEIDLDESLLLGAVDDTVCNICCAEFLDVEDLQTHIVQVHLTEKRKLRFCAECIKIFSDVEKYMTHMLYEHLATLECCKHCYRLFPDMKTKMLHERKHKYRSKKEIFCSQCNECFNDQVFLERHEFDAHLDCEGIMLNHGFPILSSLLNMNVRRFLTSYNEDTTYVCARCQFTTISMEAYLNHIKLTDCKTFACNICLNVYLRKKNLIRHFLSRHGLTDKHNIMECPKCQVMYTRSALQVHEKTCSVLKCLECNISFNSVSDITDHRVRIHQECIMVERCRFCSRQVIGTENMQKHIERTHQGTLHLYKYKCVYCDLIFNHPRKLFAHFYSSHKDLQPYTCNICNKNFRIRKNFAKHVRYTHNNVGFLEFNEKFHVSFSAKKSDKSFVPKSIYFNSVEVSDEDEKPDITKTKNHEIATDKNPKIEEGTTDIDAAESKTNKNEKTNQEIARDNNPKIEEGTIDLDAAESKTTDENKNKKHVLSKRKAKDISRENIDYSSDDSDVPLQKFCKQSELANQRRLINRAPWNATKNKKINRPQNKFICEKCNKNCYTSQNFQHHKSLHAKNSRKRCIKCDAKFRTESALKEHIDEKHMNSTLTDTLKKILERQKQQSVKNKEEISRQNRFKVSLKKVVCVDSETSATMTRVTDSANKSKKVSVKNFIENFMPDHDGVRVKDCVTMKVTNNIKPPTITLKRCDLRETNYTRGLKKPVQFKYTTTEHSKVDVKLVYREPKRANLNYGDKLCTLYKPTTVLNEDHAYCDEYQHNNDFVNNNDEDTNNDDYTNHDDYTNHDFTNHDDYTVDYKTQQIPDVAEEVMLATEEVKPHNTITVSSVPNEYKSIRIGTLQSQAPYYKILKIDDILNGEKQEIQQDGKYVNLPDGTQLVAVNPLAHLIDAEGLKKKMPKKYYKPKKKDIGEAISKFLTSTPHKKKSRKRSSNKLKDFKCV; encoded by the coding sequence atggacGAACCAGAGATTGATTTAGATGAATCGCTATTGCTGGGTGCAGTTGACGACACAGTTTGCAACATTTGCTGCGCCGAATTCCTCGACGTCGAAGACTTACAAACACACATCGTGCAAGTACACTTAACTGAGAAACGTAAGCTACGTTTTTGTGCAgaatgcattaaaatatttagcgACGTCGAAAAGTATATGACCCACATGTTGTACGAACATCTCGCGACGCTAGAATGTTGCAAGCATTGCTACCGCCTGTTCCCGGACATGAAAACCAAAATGTTGCACGAGAGGAAACACAAATACCGCAGCAAGAAGGAGATATTCTGTTCGCAATGTAACGAGTGTTTCAATGATCAGGTCTTTCTAGAACGACACGAATTTGACGCGCATTTGGACTGTGAAGGCATTATGTTGAACCACGGGTTTCCGATACTATCATCACTACTGAACATGAACGTACGTAGATTCTTGACTAGTTACAACGAAGATACGACGTATGTTTGTGCGCGGTGTCAGTTTACGACAATCAGTATGGAAGCGTACTTAAACCATATCAAGTTGACTGACTGCAAGACGTTTGCTTGCAACATCTGCCTCAATGTGTACTTGCGAAAAAAGAACCTCATACGTCACTTTCTGTCTCGACACGGCCTTACAGATAAACACAATATAATGGAATGTCCCAAATGTCAGGTAATGTACACTCGAAGCGCACTACAAGTTCACGAAAAGACGTGTAGCGTGCTGAAGTGCTTAGAATGCAATATATCATTTAATTCCGTCAGTGACATAACTGATCACAGGGTGCGTATACACCAAGAGTGCATTATGGTGGAACGATGCCGTTTCTGCAGTCGACAAGTTATTGGAACAGAAAATATGCAGAAACATATTGAACGAACACACCAGGGCACTCTACACTTATACAAATACAAGTGTGTGTACTGTGACTTGATATTCAACCATCCGAGAAAATTGTTCGCCCATTTTTACTCAAGTCACAAGGACTTACAACCCTACACTTGTAAtatatgcaataaaaattttcgCATCAGAAAGAATTTTGCAAAGCATGTGCGATATACGCATAATAATGTTGGGTTCTTGGAGTTCAATGAGAAGTTTCATGTTTCGTTCAGTGCGAAGAAATCAGATAAGTCATTTGTACCAaagagtatatattttaattcagtaGAGGTGAGTGATGAAGATGAGAAACCGGacattacaaaaacaaaaaaccaTGAGATAGCAACGGATAAAAATCCTAAAATTGAAGAAGGAACTACAGATATCGATGCAGCAGAgtctaaaacaaataaaaacgaaaaaacaAACCAAGAGATAGCAAGGGATAATAATCCTAAAATTGAGGAAGGAACTATAGATCTCGATGCAGCTGAGTCAAAAACAACagatgaaaacaaaaataagaaaCATGTACTAAGTAAAAGGAAAGCGAAGGATATTTCAAGAGAAAACATCGACTATTCTTCTGACGATTCCGATGTACCATTGCAGAAGTTTTGCAAACAGAGCGAGCTGGCTAATCAACGGCGACTAATTAACCGCGCGCCATGGAACGCCACGAAGAATAAAAAGATCAATCGACCGCAGAATAAGTTCATATGTGAGAAATGCAACAAAAATTGCTACACGTCACAGAACTTTCAACACCACAAGAGTTTGCACGCTAAAAACAGTAGGAAGAGGTGTATCAAATGTGACGCTAAGTTCAGAACGGAATCGGCTTTAAAAGAACACATAGACGAGAAACATATGAACTCCACGCTCACAGAtacacttaaaaaaatattggaacGGCAGAAACAGCAATCGGTTAAGAATAAAGAGGAGATATCTAGACAAAATAGGTTTAaagtttctttaaaaaaagttgtttGTGTTGACAGCGAGACATCAGCTACTATGACGCGGGTAACAGATAGCGCGAACAAATCCAAAAAGGTATCTGTGAAGAATTTCATTGAGAACTTCATGCCTGATCATGATGGTGTGCGGGTCAAAGACTGTGTCACAATGAAAGTCACAAATAACATCAAACCACCCACAATAACTCTAAAACGTTGTGATTTACGCGAAACGAATTACACGCGGGGCTTGAAAAAACCCGTTCAATTCAAATATACCACAACAGAACATAGCAAAGTCGACGTAAAACTAGTGTACCGAGAACCTAAACGTGCAAATTTGAATTATGgtgataaattatgtactcTATATAAACCGACCACAGTATTGAACGAAGATCACGCTTATTGTGACGAATATCAGCACAACAATGATTTTGTCAATAATAATGATGAAGATACCAACAATGATGATTATACAAATCATGATGATTATACCAATCATGATTTTACTAATCATGATGATTATACAGTTGATTATAAGACGCAGCAGATCCCAGACGTAGCGGAAGAGGTAATGTTAGCTACGGAGGAAGTCAAACCACACAACACAATCACGGTATCCAGTGTGCCGAACGAATATAAGTCGATTCGTATAGGCACATTGCAATCTCAAGCTCCATACTacaagatattaaaaatagacgATATTTTAAATGGTGAGAAACAAGAAATTCAACAAGACGGTAAGTATGTAAATCTGCCTGATGGTACACAGTTAGTTGCAGTGAATCCGTTAGCACATTTAATTGATGCGGAGGGCTTAAAGAAAAAGATGCCTAAAAAGTACTATAAGCCGAAGAAAAAAGATATAGGAGAGGCCATATCGAAATTTTTAACGTCAACTCCACATAAGAAGAAATCAAGAAAAAGAAGttcgaataaattaaaagattttaaatgCGTGTAA
- the LOC123704515 gene encoding bombyxin A-3 homolog: MSCNLTFTSSLDTMKVQIVLLSLVLLVRAEPNVYCGRRLASALAMVCGYDEKRDNDWLLDRSQAVPYVTKPWLRETNGVGVGLALDTESNYKTDNAWLALPARHNKADKHVGPWLALETGASHKAPWLAPHEARTTSRGKRQIVMECCLKACSEDELMTYC, from the coding sequence ATGTCTTGCAACCTCACATTCACATCTTCCCTCGATACAATGAAGGTACAAATCGTTCTGTTGTCTTTGGTACTGCTCGTGAGAGCGGAGCCGAATGTGTACTGTGGGCGGCGGCTGGCGTCGGCGCTGGCGATGGTGTGTGGATATGACGAGAAGCGAGACAACGATTGGTTGTTGGACAGGAGTCAGGCCGTTCCTTATGTGACAAAACCTTGGTTAAGAGAAACAAATGGAGTAGGAGTAGGCTTAGCATTGGATACTgaatcgaattataagactgATAATGCCTGGTTGGCACTACCAGCTCGACATAACAAAGCAGACAAGCACGTAGGTCCCTGGCTAGCACTGGAGACGGGAGCGAGTCACAAAGCGCCCTGGTTGGCGCCGCACGAGGCGCGAACTACCAGTCGCGGTAAACGGCAGATCGTCATGGAGTGCTGTCTGAAGGCCTGCTCTGAAGATGAACTGATGACATATTGCTGA